The genomic region TCGATCGGCGCCCTCGACGACTGGTTCCTGCCCTTCCGCACCGTCCAGGGCGCCGAGGCGTGGCGCAACAACGGACCGTGGCTGCGCGAGCACCCCGGTGCGGTGGGTCCCGCCGTCGCCGAGCGGTTCCGGGCCGCAGCGGCCGTGACGTCCGCGGACGAGACCGCGGCCCGCGAGGCGCTCGCCCCGCTCGCGGAGCGGCTGCACGAGATCGTCGGCGACGCCCAGCTGCTGCTGCCGACCGTGCCGGGCCCCGCGCCCATGCGCACGAGCGGCGGCGAGAAGGTCGACCGCGTCCGCATGGCGACGCTGCGCATGACCACGCCCGCCGCCGTCGCCGGCATCCCCGCGCTGTCGGTCCCGCTGCTGACGGTCCCGTCGCAGCTCGGACCCGCCCCTGTCGGGGTCTGCGCGGTCTCGCGCGCAGGCACCGACATCGCCCTCGTCCGCCTCGGCCGCCGCCTCGCGCGTGTGCTGTCCGAGGCGGCATCCGCTCCAGAAGGAACACCCGCATGACCCTGCCCGGACCCATCGATCCCCCCGCTCGCCTCCTCATGGGGCCGGGCCCCATCAGCGCCTACCCCAGCGTGCTGACCGCCATGTCGGCGCCGCTCGTGGGTCAGTACGACCCCTTCATGACGGCGACCATGGCCGAGACGCAGGAGCTGTACCGCGGTGTGTGGTCGACGACGAACGACGCGACCCTGCTCATCGACGGCACGAGCCGTGCCGGCATCGAGGCGGCGATCGTGTCGCTCGTACGCCCCGGTGATCGCGTGCTGGTGCCGGTGTTCGGACGGTTCGGGCACCTGCTCGCCGAGATCGCGGAGCGCGCGATGGCCGAGGTCCACACGATCGAGGTGGAGTGGGGGCAGGTGTTCCCCGTGTCCGTGATCGAAGAGGCGATCGTGCGGGTCAAGCCGCACCTGCTCGGTCTCGTGCAGGGCGACACGTCGACGACCATGAATCAGCCGCTCGACGAGGTGGGCGCGCTGTGCGCTGAGCATGGGGTGCTCTTCTACTCCGACGCCACCGCGTCGCTGGGCGGCAACGCCTTCGAGGCGGATGCGTGGGGGCTGGATGCCGCGACCGCGGGCCTGCAGAAGTGCCTGGGCGGCCCGAGCGGCTCGGCGCCCATCACGCTGTCGGAGCGCGCCGTCGAGGTCGTGCAGTCGCGCAAGAAGATCGAGGCCGGCATCCGGGAGCCCGGCGATCCCGACGCGCCCGATTTCGTCCGCTCGAACTACTTCGACCTGGGCATGATCCTCGACTACTGGGGCCCGCGGCGCCTGAACCACCACACCGAGGCGACGTC from Microbacter sp. GSS18 harbors:
- a CDS encoding alanine--glyoxylate aminotransferase family protein, with amino-acid sequence MTLPGPIDPPARLLMGPGPISAYPSVLTAMSAPLVGQYDPFMTATMAETQELYRGVWSTTNDATLLIDGTSRAGIEAAIVSLVRPGDRVLVPVFGRFGHLLAEIAERAMAEVHTIEVEWGQVFPVSVIEEAIVRVKPHLLGLVQGDTSTTMNQPLDEVGALCAEHGVLFYSDATASLGGNAFEADAWGLDAATAGLQKCLGGPSGSAPITLSERAVEVVQSRKKIEAGIREPGDPDAPDFVRSNYFDLGMILDYWGPRRLNHHTEATSMLYGARECARVLLEEGRDAVVARHRLAGEAMLAGVRGLGLVVFGDVAHKMNNVVAVEIPEGVPGDVARGEMLTDFGIEIGTSFGPLHGRVWRIGTMGYNARKDAVLTTLAALEAVLRRHGHAVPTGGGVEAAADVYRSA